The following are from one region of the Archangium lipolyticum genome:
- a CDS encoding SDR family oxidoreductase has protein sequence MTRRLEGKAALVTGSGSGIGRAVAMAFAREGARVIVSDINVAGGEETVAAIQKQGGETRFIRCDISRSSEVEALVRGTVEAFGRLDCAVNNAGIAGLMAPTGDYPEDAWDQVIATNLKGAWLCMKQEIQQMLKQGGGSIVSTASVAGLVGVQMAPAYVAAKHGLVGLTKAAALDYAKANIRINAVCPGVVRTPMVTVFTDQNKELEAAAIASEPVGRMALPEEIAEAVVWLSSGAASFITGAAMPVDGGYVAQ, from the coding sequence ATGACCAGAAGATTGGAAGGCAAGGCGGCGCTCGTGACGGGCTCCGGTTCGGGCATCGGTCGTGCGGTGGCGATGGCGTTCGCTCGCGAGGGGGCGCGGGTCATCGTCTCCGACATCAACGTCGCTGGCGGAGAGGAGACCGTGGCGGCCATCCAGAAGCAGGGCGGAGAGACGCGCTTCATCCGCTGCGACATCTCGAGGTCCTCCGAGGTGGAGGCGCTCGTTCGCGGTACGGTGGAGGCCTTCGGGCGGCTGGACTGCGCCGTGAACAACGCCGGCATCGCCGGGCTCATGGCTCCCACGGGTGATTATCCCGAGGACGCCTGGGACCAGGTCATCGCCACCAATCTCAAGGGCGCGTGGCTGTGCATGAAGCAGGAGATCCAGCAGATGCTGAAGCAGGGGGGCGGCAGCATCGTCAGCACCGCCTCGGTGGCGGGGTTGGTAGGCGTCCAGATGGCGCCCGCGTACGTGGCCGCCAAGCACGGGCTCGTCGGTCTCACGAAGGCGGCCGCGCTGGATTACGCCAAGGCGAACATCCGCATCAACGCGGTGTGTCCGGGTGTCGTCCGCACGCCCATGGTCACGGTCTTCACCGACCAGAACAAGGAGCTGGAAGCCGCGGCGATAGCCTCGGAGCCGGTGGGCCGGATGGCGCTGCCGGAGGAGATCGCCGAGGCCGTGGTGTGGTTGTCCTCGGGCGCGGCGTCCTTCATCACGGGCGCGGCGATGCCCGTGGATGGCGGCTACGTCGCGCAGTAG
- a CDS encoding tannase/feruloyl esterase family alpha/beta hydrolase: protein MTPNSLESTGPGTFSWWSSALAVLLLLGGCDDPPEPTPRSRCEGFRGRTLEGASITGAELVAASGQLPEYCKVSGALPPSLEFEVRLPSSWNGKTVHAGGGGFDGFIPSGDVYTQKGYASIASNGGHTGDVLDGSFALDPQKLDDFAYLSIHRVQPVAKAIIQERYGTSSTKTYFEGCSNGGREALIEAQRWPEDFDGIIARAPAYNFVELLLAFNRNTRQLSKPGANLSSAKLVALGKAVLDACDAKDGVADGMISLPSACQFDPAVLRCLGAERDDCLTSEQETSVRTIYSPFVLNGATLNQGWPPGGEADPDGWAAWITGNGNATLSLSGLFGSGLIKFFITRDPDFDPLTFEPNDWLPRIDEVSDLVSANSTDLTRFRARGGKLILWHGGTDAAISQKGTDVYYENLVQAAGGLAEADTFVEYFPAPGVNHCAGGAGADSVDLLTALENWVEKGVAPSQAGLVAAKLNPQTGETVLSRPLCKYPQYPRYNGSGDVNSAGSFTCVNP, encoded by the coding sequence ATGACTCCCAACTCCTTGGAATCCACTGGGCCCGGCACGTTCTCCTGGTGGAGCTCAGCCCTCGCGGTGCTCCTGCTGCTGGGCGGATGCGACGACCCTCCCGAACCGACGCCCCGGAGCCGATGCGAGGGCTTCCGTGGACGGACCCTGGAAGGGGCAAGCATCACCGGTGCCGAGCTCGTCGCCGCGTCCGGCCAGTTGCCGGAATATTGCAAGGTCTCTGGAGCGCTTCCCCCTTCGCTCGAATTCGAGGTGCGTCTGCCCTCCTCGTGGAACGGAAAGACGGTTCATGCCGGTGGCGGCGGCTTCGACGGCTTCATTCCCAGTGGAGATGTCTATACACAGAAGGGGTACGCCTCCATTGCCTCGAATGGTGGGCATACGGGTGATGTCCTGGACGGCTCTTTCGCCCTGGATCCCCAGAAGCTCGATGACTTCGCCTATCTCTCCATCCACCGGGTGCAGCCCGTCGCGAAGGCGATCATCCAGGAGAGATACGGCACGAGCTCCACGAAGACCTATTTCGAGGGGTGCTCCAATGGAGGCCGGGAGGCGCTGATCGAAGCGCAGCGGTGGCCGGAGGACTTCGATGGAATCATCGCCCGGGCTCCCGCCTACAACTTCGTGGAGTTATTGCTTGCGTTCAACCGGAACACCCGGCAGCTGTCGAAGCCCGGCGCCAATCTCTCCTCCGCGAAGCTCGTGGCCCTGGGCAAGGCGGTGCTCGATGCGTGTGACGCGAAGGATGGTGTCGCCGACGGCATGATTTCCCTGCCCTCGGCCTGCCAGTTCGATCCCGCGGTGCTCCGGTGCCTCGGGGCCGAGCGGGATGATTGTCTGACGTCCGAGCAGGAGACGTCGGTCAGGACGATCTACTCTCCGTTCGTTCTCAATGGCGCGACCCTCAATCAGGGGTGGCCGCCGGGAGGGGAGGCGGACCCGGATGGCTGGGCCGCGTGGATCACGGGCAATGGGAACGCCACACTCTCGCTGAGCGGCCTCTTCGGGAGCGGTCTGATCAAGTTCTTCATCACCCGCGACCCTGACTTCGACCCGTTGACCTTCGAGCCCAACGACTGGCTCCCCCGGATCGACGAGGTGTCGGACCTGGTGTCTGCCAACAGCACGGACCTCACGCGGTTCCGGGCGCGTGGCGGCAAGTTGATTCTCTGGCACGGCGGCACCGATGCGGCCATCAGCCAGAAGGGGACGGATGTGTATTACGAGAACCTGGTCCAGGCCGCGGGCGGTCTGGCCGAGGCGGATACGTTCGTCGAGTACTTTCCCGCCCCAGGCGTCAACCACTGCGCTGGTGGAGCCGGAGCGGATTCCGTGGATCTGCTCACGGCGTTGGAGAACTGGGTCGAGAAGGGTGTTGCGCCTTCACAGGCGGGGCTGGTGGCGGCGAAGCTGAATCCGCAGACGGGCGAGACCGTTCTTTCCAGGCCCCTGTGCAAGTATCCGCAGTACCCCAGGTACAATGGTTCGGGGGACGTCAACTCGGCTGGGAGCTTTACCTGCGTCAACCCCTGA
- a CDS encoding trifunctional serine/threonine-protein kinase/ATP-binding protein/sensor histidine kinase codes for MLHLPGYTLRGAIKATSTNLIFHAVRDADGLPLILKTPAAHFPNQRELERYRREFGILQRLQDVRGVTRVHACEHHQERPVLLLEEVEGEPLSELTGRPFEVIRALDLALSLASTLAELHRHGVIHKDLKPSNIIVTPSGDTRLIDFGTATLQLVEHVDAAPAALIEGTLAYMSPEQTGRMNRPVDSRTDLYSLGVTLYELLTGSRPFHGRDALEWFHAHMAQAPQSPLERVPGLPPVLSAIVLKLLAKVAEERYQSADGLQADLERCRNDLLRGVHEDFPLGVHDAPTHFQLPQRLYGRGSEAAVLHQGFERVAQSGRPELILVHGYSGIGKSTVVNELHKPVVRQRGFFLGGKFEQFQRDIPYATLAQAIRDLTQQLLASTDEELARWSAHLNEAWEGQGQVLVDVVPQLGLVAGKQPPVQELPPTEAQHRFHRVFRKLLGVFATPEHPLVVFLDDLQWADLASLQFIHHLLTHPETPPVLLIGAYRDNEVGPTHPLAHTLEGLRKAGARMTDLQLEPLSLDEVRQLVADTLPGAGPGIVEPLAALARDKTGGNPFFLLRFLRTLNQDRLLRRTPEGAWSWDAEATRARGYSDNVVDFMAGKLRQLPMSTQHLLRLAACVGNAFTLQMLGLISHMPEPSEVEQGLEPALQEGMLVRASPEQYRFLHDRIQQAARALIPEAERKAVHLRIGRLLLESLSPEAVREKLFDVVSHLSAGAELIDHPEERLRVAILNAEAGRKAKASTAFRSAVAYLTTAFQLLPGDPWENEPELAFKIQLDRATCEFMSGDAAEARRLVEELRPRASTRADTAAVYRLKSNIHVAASEIQTAIASLVECLAQMGLPMSLRPSWEEVVAANEEVWALLGDRPIERLVDLPRMTDPDMEAVMNVLGALTAPAYFTNHHLLIVVLCRMVSLSIRHGNTASSAHGYAWYGVMLGPSFKRYREAYAFGQLAWALVERYDLSSIRGKILYIQEVINNWTQPLPGGLELVRRGFHHSLQASDLQIASFCCGHIVTLQLALGHDLEEVYQESVARLAFLRKTSFPDMQSVLIHMQRYVQQLRGLSPAFGSLNGEDFDEQSFEAGLTPARMSTMRCWYWLFKMQARFLSGAYAEAREAGARAAELAWSSLGQIQLLDFHLFRALTLAACHGTMAPEERPQALAALREHQQQLAEWASHQPATFRAPERMVSAELARLTDREGEALRAYEEAHQSAREHGFIQHVALASELAARFWYERKVPTLADTYARKAREAWLRWGARGKVKHLDSEWPHLVSSMAAGEDSTDTDSTQIDALTVVKAQQAISGEIVLERLAATLLRAAIENAGAQRGALLLPRGDKLPVVAVVGTSPEDSATPPDESRLPWTLISYVRRTREHVLIGDASQPHPFSSDAWLTLGRARSVLCLPLLRQEDFRGVLYLENGLTTNAFTPSRLSLLGHLACQAAISIENAQLYAEVQRAEAALRSANDDLEKRVEERTRELKQTQARLVDSARGAGMAEVAANVLHNVGNVLTSAVINLQSMTEMVNASRVGRLKQVSTLLESHHGELADFLTRDPRGTQLPVYLSALGDELLREQKMLQDSMGAMGKHIEHIRAIVQIQQTYARNTLVVEECDLPLLIDDALSIQLPSLERHGISVTRELPPLPRTRLDKHKVVQILVNLISNAKNAMLALPTDQRHLHVQLGAEDNMARIRVVDNGMGIAPELRERLFSQGFTTREGGHGLGLHSSALAAKMLGGSLSLESEGPGKGATAILELPLS; via the coding sequence ATGTTGCACCTCCCTGGCTACACCCTCCGAGGGGCCATCAAGGCCACCAGCACCAACCTCATCTTCCATGCGGTGCGTGATGCCGATGGCCTCCCCCTCATCCTCAAGACGCCCGCGGCCCACTTCCCGAACCAACGAGAGCTCGAGCGCTATCGCCGTGAGTTCGGCATCCTCCAGCGCCTCCAGGACGTGCGCGGCGTCACCCGCGTCCATGCCTGCGAGCATCACCAGGAGCGCCCGGTGCTCCTGTTGGAGGAAGTGGAGGGTGAGCCCCTGTCCGAGCTCACCGGCCGCCCCTTCGAGGTGATCCGCGCCCTGGACCTGGCCCTCTCCCTGGCCTCCACCCTGGCCGAGCTCCACCGCCACGGTGTCATCCACAAGGACCTCAAACCTTCCAACATCATCGTCACCCCCTCGGGGGACACCCGGCTCATCGACTTCGGCACCGCCACCCTTCAGCTCGTCGAGCACGTGGACGCGGCCCCCGCCGCCCTCATCGAGGGCACCCTGGCCTACATGTCCCCCGAGCAGACCGGGCGCATGAACCGCCCGGTGGACTCCCGCACCGACCTGTACTCGCTGGGTGTCACCCTCTATGAACTCCTGACCGGCAGCCGCCCCTTCCATGGGCGTGACGCACTCGAGTGGTTCCATGCGCACATGGCCCAGGCGCCCCAGTCACCGCTGGAGCGGGTACCGGGCCTGCCGCCCGTCCTCTCCGCCATCGTCCTCAAGCTGCTGGCCAAGGTCGCCGAGGAGCGCTACCAGAGCGCCGACGGGCTCCAGGCGGACCTCGAGCGGTGCCGGAACGACCTGCTCCGGGGCGTGCACGAGGACTTTCCCCTCGGAGTGCACGACGCCCCCACCCATTTCCAGCTCCCCCAGCGCCTCTACGGGCGGGGCTCGGAGGCCGCGGTCCTGCACCAGGGCTTCGAGCGCGTGGCGCAGAGCGGACGGCCCGAGCTGATCCTGGTCCACGGGTACTCCGGCATCGGCAAATCCACCGTGGTCAACGAGCTGCACAAGCCCGTGGTGCGCCAGCGTGGCTTCTTCCTCGGCGGCAAGTTCGAACAGTTCCAGCGGGACATCCCCTACGCCACCCTGGCCCAGGCCATCCGCGACCTGACGCAACAACTGCTCGCCAGCACCGACGAGGAGCTGGCCCGTTGGAGCGCGCATCTGAACGAGGCCTGGGAGGGACAGGGTCAGGTCCTCGTGGACGTGGTGCCCCAGCTCGGACTCGTCGCCGGCAAGCAGCCCCCGGTCCAGGAGCTGCCTCCCACCGAGGCCCAGCACCGCTTCCACCGCGTCTTCCGCAAGCTCCTCGGTGTCTTCGCCACTCCCGAGCACCCCCTCGTCGTCTTCCTGGATGACCTCCAGTGGGCGGATCTCGCCAGCCTCCAGTTCATCCACCACCTGCTCACCCATCCGGAGACACCTCCGGTCCTGCTCATCGGGGCCTATCGCGACAACGAGGTCGGCCCCACCCACCCGTTGGCGCATACGTTGGAGGGACTGCGCAAGGCCGGCGCGCGGATGACCGATCTCCAGCTCGAGCCGCTGAGCCTCGACGAGGTGAGGCAGCTCGTCGCCGACACGCTGCCAGGAGCGGGGCCAGGGATCGTCGAACCCCTCGCGGCCCTGGCTCGCGACAAGACGGGAGGCAATCCCTTCTTCCTGTTGCGGTTCCTGCGCACGCTCAACCAGGACAGGCTCTTGCGCCGTACGCCCGAGGGCGCCTGGAGCTGGGACGCCGAAGCCACCCGAGCCAGGGGCTACTCCGACAACGTCGTCGACTTCATGGCTGGCAAGCTGCGCCAGCTGCCCATGAGTACCCAGCACCTGCTGCGGCTCGCGGCCTGTGTCGGCAACGCGTTCACGCTCCAGATGCTCGGCCTCATCTCCCACATGCCGGAGCCCTCCGAGGTGGAGCAGGGCCTCGAGCCCGCGCTCCAGGAAGGCATGCTGGTACGTGCCAGTCCGGAGCAGTACCGCTTCCTCCACGACCGCATCCAGCAGGCGGCCCGCGCCCTCATCCCCGAGGCGGAGCGCAAGGCCGTCCACCTGCGCATCGGCCGGTTGCTGTTGGAGAGCCTGTCGCCGGAAGCGGTGCGGGAGAAGCTCTTCGACGTCGTGAGCCATCTCAGCGCCGGAGCGGAGCTGATCGATCACCCCGAGGAGCGGCTCCGTGTGGCGATCCTGAACGCCGAGGCCGGACGGAAGGCCAAGGCCTCCACCGCGTTCCGCTCCGCCGTTGCCTATCTCACCACGGCCTTCCAGTTGCTCCCGGGAGACCCCTGGGAGAACGAGCCCGAGCTGGCCTTCAAGATCCAGCTCGACCGGGCCACCTGTGAGTTCATGAGCGGAGACGCCGCCGAGGCCCGCCGCCTGGTGGAGGAGCTCCGGCCCCGGGCCAGCACCCGCGCGGACACGGCGGCCGTCTACCGCTTGAAGAGCAACATCCACGTCGCCGCCAGTGAGATCCAGACGGCCATCGCCAGCCTCGTGGAGTGCCTTGCCCAGATGGGCCTGCCCATGTCCCTGCGCCCCTCCTGGGAGGAGGTCGTGGCCGCCAACGAGGAGGTGTGGGCCCTGCTGGGCGATCGCCCCATCGAGAGGCTCGTCGACCTGCCTCGCATGACGGATCCGGACATGGAGGCGGTGATGAACGTGCTCGGCGCCCTGACCGCGCCAGCGTACTTCACCAATCACCACCTGCTCATCGTCGTCCTGTGCCGGATGGTCTCCCTCAGCATCCGCCACGGCAACACCGCCTCGTCCGCGCACGGGTATGCCTGGTACGGCGTGATGCTGGGCCCCTCCTTCAAGCGGTACCGGGAAGCCTACGCCTTCGGCCAGCTCGCCTGGGCCCTCGTCGAGCGCTACGACCTCTCCTCCATCCGCGGCAAGATCCTCTACATCCAGGAGGTCATCAACAACTGGACCCAGCCGCTCCCAGGCGGCCTGGAGCTCGTCCGCCGGGGCTTCCACCACTCGCTCCAGGCCAGTGATCTCCAGATCGCCAGCTTCTGCTGCGGCCACATCGTCACGCTCCAGCTCGCGCTGGGGCACGACCTGGAGGAGGTCTACCAGGAGTCGGTCGCACGACTGGCCTTCCTGCGCAAGACGAGCTTCCCGGACATGCAGTCCGTCCTCATCCACATGCAGCGCTACGTGCAGCAGCTGCGCGGCCTCTCCCCGGCATTCGGCTCGCTGAACGGGGAGGACTTCGACGAGCAGTCCTTCGAGGCCGGGCTGACCCCCGCCCGGATGAGCACCATGCGGTGCTGGTATTGGCTCTTCAAGATGCAGGCGCGCTTCCTGAGTGGCGCCTACGCCGAGGCGCGCGAGGCGGGGGCCCGGGCCGCCGAGCTGGCCTGGTCCTCGCTCGGACAGATCCAGCTCCTGGACTTCCACCTCTTCCGAGCCCTGACCCTGGCCGCCTGCCATGGGACGATGGCACCCGAGGAACGGCCCCAGGCCCTGGCGGCCCTCCGCGAGCACCAGCAACAGCTCGCCGAGTGGGCCAGCCACCAGCCCGCGACCTTCCGCGCCCCCGAGCGGATGGTGTCCGCGGAGCTGGCCCGCCTCACGGACCGGGAAGGCGAGGCCCTCCGCGCCTACGAGGAAGCACACCAGTCGGCCCGTGAGCACGGCTTCATCCAGCACGTCGCCCTGGCCAGTGAGCTCGCCGCCCGCTTCTGGTACGAGCGGAAGGTGCCGACCCTCGCCGACACCTACGCCCGCAAGGCCCGGGAGGCCTGGCTGCGCTGGGGCGCCCGGGGCAAGGTGAAGCACCTGGACTCCGAGTGGCCGCACCTGGTCTCCTCCATGGCGGCCGGGGAGGACTCCACCGATACGGACTCCACGCAGATCGACGCGCTCACCGTCGTCAAGGCCCAGCAGGCCATCTCCGGGGAGATCGTCCTCGAGCGGCTGGCGGCCACGCTGCTCCGCGCCGCCATCGAGAACGCCGGAGCCCAGCGCGGCGCCCTGCTACTGCCTCGCGGCGACAAGCTCCCGGTGGTCGCCGTCGTGGGCACTTCGCCGGAGGACTCCGCCACCCCGCCGGACGAGTCCCGGCTGCCATGGACCCTCATCTCCTACGTCAGGCGGACCCGAGAGCACGTGCTGATTGGAGATGCCTCCCAGCCCCACCCCTTCTCGTCCGATGCCTGGCTCACACTGGGCCGCGCCCGCTCGGTGCTCTGCCTTCCCCTTCTGCGCCAGGAGGATTTCCGCGGCGTGCTGTACCTGGAGAACGGCCTCACCACCAACGCCTTCACTCCCTCCCGCCTCTCCCTGCTCGGACACCTCGCCTGCCAGGCCGCCATCTCCATCGAGAACGCCCAGCTGTATGCCGAGGTCCAGCGCGCGGAGGCCGCGCTGCGCAGCGCCAATGACGACCTGGAGAAGCGCGTGGAGGAGCGCACGCGCGAGCTCAAGCAGACCCAGGCCCGCCTGGTGGACTCCGCGAGAGGGGCCGGCATGGCCGAAGTGGCCGCCAACGTGCTGCACAACGTCGGCAATGTCCTCACCAGTGCCGTCATCAACCTCCAGAGCATGACCGAGATGGTGAATGCCTCGCGCGTGGGCCGGCTCAAGCAGGTCAGCACCCTGCTCGAGTCGCACCACGGTGAGCTGGCGGACTTCCTCACCCGCGATCCACGCGGTACTCAACTGCCGGTCTACCTGTCCGCGCTCGGGGACGAGCTGCTCCGCGAGCAGAAGATGCTCCAGGACAGCATGGGGGCCATGGGCAAGCACATCGAGCACATCCGCGCCATCGTCCAGATCCAACAGACCTATGCGCGCAACACGCTCGTCGTCGAGGAGTGCGATCTCCCGCTCCTCATCGACGATGCGCTGAGCATCCAGCTGCCCTCCCTCGAGCGCCACGGCATCAGCGTCACCCGGGAGCTCCCTCCCCTGCCCAGGACGCGGCTCGACAAGCACAAGGTGGTGCAGATCCTCGTCAACCTCATCAGCAACGCCAAGAACGCCATGCTCGCCCTTCCCACGGACCAGCGCCACCTGCACGTCCAGCTCGGGGCGGAGGACAACATGGCCCGGATCCGGGTCGTGGACAACGGCATGGGCATCGCTCCGGAGCTCCGCGAGCGGCTCTTCTCCCAGGGCTTCACGACCCGGGAGGGAGGACATGGCCTGGGCCTGCACTCCAGCGCGCTCGCGGCGAAGATGCTCGGCGGCAGCCTCTCCCTGGAGAGCGAAGGGCCGGGCAAGGGCGCCACGGCCATCCTCGAGCTGCCCCTCTCGTAG
- a CDS encoding ATP-binding protein produces MPQPTRLRAPLARSTLLHMGVRIAVIIALTTFFSYLHMYSTLRTEALAQLEQHVAERGQREQAIFVLAEDNHALLKKTLEERIRALPPQEVSTRFNRLFIHLPDGTIRNRTENIDTTTAPCVFIPRNVEVDAEMRRRILASYDVISWFGPAFYVRFTNTAVTLPEGPFVLYWPNNSSWCLDIPPDFRITDFTHFTISVPQNDPQRKTIWSGVYQDPVSNKPMASVATPLDEQGRHVATLSHDVLLEELMARTINDHLPGAYNVLFRDDGQLIAHPELKGTTDPAAHLRDIVERVKNRPPGETMQALPQYDEYLATARLQGPGWNLVTVLPESVVTRPAFRAARTVLILGLLSLCLELAILYWVLQRQITRPLLAFTQASDRVASGEFHVELDTSRGDELGLLARAFRLMADQVQRREKELHLANEGLEQRVEERTRELKDVHMQLVQTARRAGMAEIATNVLHNVGNVLNSVYTSAQVAKERVAGMRLEHVGRVAQMLQERQSDIGTFLTQDERGRNVMPFLGKLGQNLLDERQEILALLDDVGRYTEHIGDIVKVQQNYARTPRLQEAVQLADLVEDALRINAAGLTRHQVKVVRHLASLPPMLTDKHKTLMILVNLVSNAKYAMDGLPPAERLLSVKMERAGTDRVRIQVHDNGMGIAPEMLTRIFQYGFTTREEGHGFGLHSSALAAQELGGSLSVHSNGPGHGATFTLELPHAPAQETP; encoded by the coding sequence ATGCCGCAGCCCACCAGACTCCGCGCGCCCCTGGCCCGTTCGACGCTCCTCCACATGGGTGTGCGCATCGCGGTCATCATCGCGCTGACGACCTTCTTCAGCTACCTCCACATGTACAGCACGCTGCGCACCGAAGCGCTCGCGCAGTTGGAGCAGCATGTGGCGGAGCGCGGTCAACGGGAGCAGGCCATCTTCGTCCTGGCCGAGGACAACCACGCCCTGCTCAAGAAGACCCTGGAGGAGAGGATCCGGGCCCTCCCTCCGCAAGAGGTGAGCACCCGTTTCAATCGCCTCTTCATCCATCTGCCCGATGGCACCATCCGCAACCGTACCGAGAACATCGATACCACGACGGCGCCGTGCGTCTTCATTCCCCGGAACGTGGAGGTCGACGCGGAGATGCGCCGGAGGATTCTCGCCTCGTACGACGTGATCTCCTGGTTCGGACCCGCCTTCTACGTCCGGTTCACCAACACCGCCGTCACGCTGCCCGAGGGGCCCTTCGTCCTCTACTGGCCCAACAACTCCAGCTGGTGCCTGGACATCCCGCCGGACTTCCGGATCACCGACTTCACGCACTTCACCATCAGCGTCCCCCAGAACGATCCCCAGCGGAAGACGATCTGGTCCGGTGTCTACCAGGATCCGGTCAGCAACAAGCCGATGGCCTCGGTCGCCACACCGTTGGACGAGCAGGGCCGCCACGTCGCCACCCTCAGCCATGATGTGCTCCTCGAGGAGTTGATGGCCCGCACCATCAACGATCACCTGCCTGGCGCGTACAACGTGCTCTTCCGCGACGATGGACAGCTCATCGCCCATCCCGAGCTGAAAGGCACCACGGACCCGGCGGCCCACCTGCGGGACATCGTCGAGCGGGTGAAGAACCGTCCACCCGGGGAAACCATGCAGGCGCTCCCCCAGTACGACGAGTACCTCGCCACGGCCCGGCTCCAGGGCCCCGGATGGAACCTCGTCACCGTGCTGCCCGAGAGCGTGGTGACCCGGCCCGCCTTCCGTGCGGCCCGCACCGTGCTGATTCTCGGCCTGCTCTCGCTCTGTCTCGAGCTGGCCATCCTGTACTGGGTGCTCCAGCGGCAGATCACCCGTCCGCTGCTCGCCTTCACCCAGGCCTCCGACCGGGTGGCCTCCGGTGAGTTCCACGTCGAGCTGGACACCTCACGGGGCGACGAGCTGGGTCTCCTGGCTCGCGCCTTCCGGCTCATGGCCGACCAGGTGCAACGGCGCGAGAAGGAGCTCCATCTCGCCAACGAGGGACTCGAGCAGCGCGTCGAGGAGCGCACCCGCGAGCTCAAGGACGTCCACATGCAGTTGGTGCAGACCGCCCGCCGCGCCGGCATGGCGGAGATCGCCACCAACGTGCTGCACAACGTGGGCAACGTGCTCAACAGCGTCTACACCTCCGCCCAGGTCGCCAAGGAGCGGGTAGCCGGCATGCGCCTGGAGCACGTGGGCCGCGTCGCTCAAATGCTCCAGGAGCGCCAGTCCGACATCGGCACCTTCCTCACCCAGGACGAGCGCGGACGCAACGTGATGCCCTTCCTGGGCAAGCTGGGACAGAACCTGCTGGACGAGCGCCAGGAGATCCTCGCGCTGCTCGATGACGTGGGGCGCTACACCGAGCACATCGGCGACATCGTCAAGGTGCAACAGAACTACGCGCGCACGCCCCGGCTCCAGGAAGCCGTCCAACTGGCCGACCTGGTGGAGGACGCGCTGCGCATCAACGCGGCCGGACTCACCCGCCACCAGGTGAAGGTGGTGCGCCACCTGGCGTCCCTGCCTCCGATGCTCACCGACAAGCACAAGACGCTGATGATCCTGGTCAACCTGGTGAGCAACGCCAAGTACGCCATGGATGGGTTGCCCCCGGCCGAACGACTCCTGTCCGTGAAGATGGAGCGCGCCGGCACCGACCGCGTCCGCATCCAGGTGCACGACAACGGCATGGGCATCGCGCCGGAGATGCTCACCCGCATCTTCCAGTACGGCTTCACCACCCGTGAGGAGGGGCATGGCTTCGGCCTGCATTCCAGCGCCCTGGCTGCCCAGGAGCTCGGAGGCTCACTGAGCGTCCACAGCAACGGCCCGGGGCATGGAGCCACCTTCACGCTGGAGCTCCCCCATGCTCCGGCCCAGGAGACCCCGTGA